One genomic window of Candidatus Methylacidithermus pantelleriae includes the following:
- the rplI gene encoding 50S ribosomal protein L9 has protein sequence MQVPVILKQRIDRLGAEGDTVQLRAGYVRNYLLPRGLAVLANSATQREIARLRQLRLARENREREEAQALAIRLAEMELVFELASETGGEKVFGSVTTAEIAQRLEQAGIALDRRKIRLDKPIRAFGQYELTVDLHPEVHGILRVTVRSPQPEGEEKGGAKTKQVKGKPPKARKASQPKAKKERQVQASNSEGQEPVPGAQTG, from the coding sequence ATGCAGGTCCCGGTCATTCTGAAACAACGAATCGATCGATTGGGTGCAGAAGGGGATACGGTTCAGCTCCGGGCGGGTTACGTGCGGAATTACCTTTTGCCTCGAGGGCTCGCAGTGCTCGCGAACTCTGCTACGCAAAGAGAGATCGCCCGGCTGCGGCAGTTGCGATTGGCTCGCGAGAATCGCGAGCGGGAGGAGGCTCAGGCATTGGCGATCCGCTTGGCCGAGATGGAGCTCGTCTTTGAGCTGGCTTCGGAGACCGGGGGCGAAAAAGTGTTTGGATCGGTGACCACTGCTGAAATCGCGCAGCGATTGGAGCAAGCGGGGATTGCACTGGATCGGCGGAAGATTCGACTTGATAAACCCATCCGTGCTTTTGGGCAGTACGAGCTTACGGTGGATCTCCATCCTGAAGTCCATGGGATTTTGCGCGTAACGGTTCGAAGCCCTCAGCCAGAAGGAGAGGAAAAAGGAGGAGCAAAAACCAAGCAAGTCAAAGGCAAACCTCCTAAGGCCAGGAAAGCAAGTCAACCAAAAGCCAAAAAAGAAAGACAAGTCCAAGCCTCCAACTCGGAAGGGCAGGAGCCGGTCCCCGGTGCTCAAACCGGATAA
- a CDS encoding single-stranded DNA-binding protein, producing MADLNRVLLLGNLTRDPEIRYTPKGTPVGDLSLAVNTTIRSQDGQTRDEVCFVEVVAWGRQAETCKQYLHKGSLVLVEGRLQWEQWEGKDGEKRSRLRVRADRIQFLGRGRVTPETPTGSASLASPIASEEEISSPTAPPLAGTEEEPSEDPLPF from the coding sequence ATGGCCGATCTCAACCGCGTGTTACTTTTGGGCAACCTAACGCGGGACCCCGAAATTCGTTACACCCCTAAGGGAACCCCGGTGGGAGACCTTTCGCTGGCAGTCAACACAACCATTCGCAGCCAGGACGGTCAAACGCGGGATGAAGTGTGTTTCGTAGAAGTCGTTGCTTGGGGAAGGCAGGCGGAAACGTGCAAGCAATACCTGCATAAGGGGTCACTCGTTCTAGTGGAAGGAAGGCTTCAATGGGAACAGTGGGAGGGTAAGGATGGGGAAAAGAGGAGTCGACTCCGAGTGCGAGCCGATCGCATTCAATTCCTCGGACGAGGTCGCGTGACTCCTGAAACTCCGACAGGGTCGGCAAGCCTTGCGAGCCCCATCGCGAGCGAGGAGGAAATCTCCTCCCCAACCGCCCCACCCCTGGCAGGGACCGAAGAGGAGCCGTCCGAGGATCCTTTGCCCTTTTAA